The DNA window tttaattgattaaaccGAGGCAGTTTTAATAATCTTGTGTACAGTTAGTTTCTCAGTAAATAATAcagaaagaaataatatatatatttgtagtaTTATTCTCAATTTAACTTTCTTTTGCGTCCTTGCAGGACATATTTCTTGCGGGGACAGACACAAGTGCAGTTACTATGAATTGGGCCATGACCTTTCTAATGAAGAATCCTAAAGCAATGCGAAAAGCTCAAGAAGAAGTTAGAAATTTATTTGGAAATAAAGGTTTTGTGCATGAAGATGATGTTCAACAATTGCCTTACCTGAAAGCTGTGGTTAAAGAGACCATGAGATTGCAACCAACAGCACCACTACTAATCCCAAGAGAAACAACCAAGGAGTGTTGCGTAGGTGGGTACGAAATACCAGCCAAGACCTTGGTTTACGTGAGTGCTTGGGCTGTTGGAAGGGACCCGGAAGCTTGGGAGAACCCATATGAGTTCAATCCTGATAGATTCTTGGGCAGTTCCATTGATCTGAAAGGAAATGATTTTGAGCTTATACCATTTGGTGCTGGTCGAAGAATTTGTCCTGGGATATTTATTGCACTCGCCACTGTGGAGCTTTCACTTGCGAATCTTCTTCATAAATTTGACTGGGAAATGCCATCTGGGGTGGAAGATATAGACATGGATGATGTGCTACCCGGTCTTGTTCCTCATATGAGGGATGCTCTCTGCCTTGTGCCTAAGCTTGTGTGTGATGGGGAAATAGGGCATAAAGGCACCGCAGCTCATGATTATTAGCTACAATAAAGAATGGAGCATAATACAGACATGTATTAATGAAAGATCCATTATTAGATCAAGTATGGCAATATTTGTATTGATCGTGCACTATCGTTTTTTATGATACATTAAAAAGCATTACGGCTTGTATTTAATTAAGATCTATATCTTGGATGGCATATATTCGTTGCTGTATCGTACTGCCTTTCCAGCTAATGCACATAGATCAATTGAAGAAATAGACTAGCAAATTAGCTGAAGGTACCTCGACGATTTGATGATGGAATTTCATTCTATATAAAGATTTTGGTACAAGCTGCCACTCAAATCATACAATTCTCCTAGTCCTCCAAGCCTGATCAAGTGCCAACCCGGAAAAATTGTTTTCGTGAAGAAAACAGAAAAGCCGTGGAGGCAATTGAAGACTGAAAAtataaagcaattaaaaaaacaaagaaggcaGATTACAGCAGTTAATGTATGAGATCGTACAGTTCTCTACATTGAGAGACCAAAATTTCCTATTGGAAACTGGACATTTGTGAGTCACGACTTGCGTGGTCTTCCTCTCTTACCAGCTTTTTCTTGAGACGAAACTGTGCTTTTATTTCCTGATAGAGGGCGGCCCCGCCCACGCCCTGTACTTTTTCCATcggatgttgatttttttccacCTTTACTTTGACCCCTGCCAGAAACTTTTCCACCCCGTTTGCTCTTCTTTTCTGTCTGGCCATTGACTTGATCTTCACTGGCATCACTTTCGTCATCACCATTCTCTTCATCTTCTGATTCCGATGAATCTTTTGACTTCCTCTTTCTGGAGTTATCAGAAGCTTTGGCAGCACCCTTTTTCGCACTTTGCTTCACAGGGTTTTTACGCTCAGGCTCCCCACTGCCTgcagaataataataaataaccagGTCAAATTCCAACAGCTCATCATCACTGGTGAGTCACACCTTCATTGATGTCTTTTGGAAAGCCTTTTGCTTATCAGAAAAAAGAGACCAGAGATGTTTCAATCACTGAGGAGCTATATAAACTGCTCATAAGTAAGCCCATACAGGGCAGAATTCTGGTTTCCAAAACTACTTATTGACATCTGCTCCTAACAGATGCAGaggcttttttttcatttttcttttttgagaaagaGGTAGAGGATTTACCAATGAGAAAATGAATCAATAAAAGTACATTTAGCATTTAGCATACCTTCACCAGAAGCTTTGCCATCATAGACATCAAGCTGTTAAGACCACAGGTGTTAGACATGAGTATTCCTGTACAAATCAAACAGCACACAGACACACACTTATACCCTCTCACCCGCACAGACATATACCCGCACACCAACTCCTATAACATATCTAAAGAACCACAAAATATCCAACAAAACACAGAAACTTTAGAGGGAGCCAATTGTCACTGCCCGGGATTCATGACTAAGATATCCAATACAGATACTCTATGTTGGACATAAAAACAGTCCTGCAGTGACATTGTGACAATCACGGGAaccaatttatctttttaagacAATTGCCTAAAAACATGAGCAGTTTGTAACTCCAAACATGCATCTTGTTTCCACTTTCCACCaaatagacttttttttttgtttttgttttagaaaacaCAGTTATATTTTTGTTGCATCCATACAAtgggtttattttattgatgACATAAGAGAATGAGCAAACAACATTatcaaaccataaatttgaaaCCAGAGACTGAATCACTGAACCTAATGGCACAGAAAGAGCACTCAGCTCGCAATCGCAGGCAGACTATAATTCTAAACTTATTACCTGATCAAGTTGATCACCAACATTCATTCTGTCAACTATGACCATGGAATGGCCCATGCCACACGCAACACTAGAAGGCAAAAAATTTCATTGTCAAGTCCAGAGGAACAATTGAAGCATATATCGTTAATCTATGCAcatatataataatgataataattacaataataataattagctCACCCAATAACATGCATGCCCTCCAGAATATCCACCTTCTTGGGCACTGCCGAAGACCTGAAATGCAGGAATAAATATAAAGTGAAATGTAATGATAAGATGAAGGACCAAAGAAATGTTGagtgtttaaaaatacatactTTTGACCACTAGGGCCATATCCCAGTTCTCCATTTTGAGCATGACCCCAACTAATGCAGGAGTTATCAGCACCAACAAAATGATGCATGTTTCCTGAATCCATGCAACGTAAATTCCAACCACTGTATgcaaaaagacaataaaaattgGATGTATACTTGTTATTTATCGATCAAAACCAGTTTATTGGAGAAATGAAAGATCCAAAACTTTGTATAAGCCATTATATCAAATATTCAAATACACAAGGGATTCACAAGTTAACCAACATTAGTATTTTTAAGTATATTATTGTGCAGGCATTGCTAAATCAAATATGATAAGAACACAGAACAGCAATCATgaagaatatttgttttataatcagATAACCAGAAAGAACGATGTCAAACACGTGGCAATGTCTTTACGAAACAACAGAATAGGATTCGCAAAGGAAAGTGGGGTTTCaatgacaaaacaaaagaattaaatcataataaatcaaaagttaaaaataataacagtaatATAACAATGACATGGAGAACAACCTTAAATCCATGAGAGGTTTAGGATACATCCAGTCATCgccagtattttttatttttccccaCATATACAACTGTCCACCTCCTGGAAATTGGAATACAATCAAATATCTGGAATGAAAATTTACAAACACAAGCAGGCTGTGAATAGTTTGAAAAGCTTAGTAAGGTGTAAATTTATATagtaaatcaaattttatggtCCTGTGGAGTTCTCTGGTAATATATAAACCTAGATTTACCTGCAAGCCATTCTAAAACTTTCATCGAATTGATGAATCATTGAATAATGCACTAAGACATCATAAAAGCATCTCCATTCAAAAGTAATGATATAATCCTGATTGCCATTTTCTAGATCATGTATCCATCTTCTAAATATGCATCGAGCAACTTCGTGATCACCATTTTTTGGGATGGCATTTAGTCTTAATAACAGTCATAACAGTAAGTGATGcaatcaagaaaagaagaaatttagGGGCTTTTTTGACAATTTATTGGGTCCTTTAGTTGGTCCAGTCTATGGTTTGTAGCGTCCCTTGAAAAAGAATTCGGTAAAACATGCCAGTCACTAACATATGATACCTGCAGTACATGCAGAATTCACAGAACCAGCTGAAATAACTGCATCAGGAGGCAGAACATTGTGCTTTGAGAAGACATCCACACGCCGAGGGACCCATTCATCCTTCTGCTCTCTATGTCCAAGCCTAAAAAGCAAAATCATGGAATTACAAATGTGAAATAGCAAAGAAGATACTGTGGTGTATAAGATTTCAAAATCTTCAACATCGATGTCCAAAATGCTTCAGTCGTCCACAGCAGCACGACTCACAGAGACCAATGTCAAAGACAGCACAAACCTTCCATAACCGCCAAAGCCCCACCTAAACATACCAACAGAAACAATTTGCAAGTATAAGTGAATTTCAGATACATGGGAACAAAATGAAGTATATATAGTGGATCAAGCAGGAACATGCTTACGTGTAAACATAACCATTTGAATCCACAGCCACTGGATACCCATAATGAATTGGTCAATGCAACAAACAACGGCAGGAAGTATGTCAGTGACGGCATGACAAAAATTGAGAAATAGGAGGAGAATGCATTGCATAATAACCTGTATGATTTGTTCCGCATGCAACTTTCACAATGGTTTCTCTCGCAAGAGCAGTTAATGCTCTTGGGCGAGGTTGGGCTTCATATGCTAGCCGGACTGAGCTGTCTTTTGTGTTGTACTGCAAAAAGTCACATTAAAATCTGTGACTAGAAGCAAGTCATGATATGACAAGGTGTATCTGCCTGACAAGTACAAGTTAGTTGATTTACAAAGACATGAACTAGAGTCCATGTATTTTGTAAGCTCCCAAAACATTTAAACGCATCTCTAACCAACTACATCAATCAGACATGCCACTTAATGTAAAAGGACTAAATAAATTTCATGGACTGCTGTGAAGCAGGAATTCTGCTAAACAACTGCCATCTCAGAATATGACAAACCGGACACAGGCAAACACATACTAATTTGAAAACGTTTAGGAGATTCAATTCAATGGCAGAAATTCAATGGCAATGCAAACAGGTCTGAAGATTTGATCTCTAAAATCACTATCAGATGGTGCCATGCACCTCTATTATTTCCTCAAGTACCCAAGCATGAAATCAATACGACTAACACACACAAAGGAGCCGTACAAAACTGTTATATACCTTATTGTGGCTAATGAGATCAGTTACAGACCACAGAACGTAGTGACTGTCCAGGATTATTCAACATTAATGAAATCCTCGGAAAATACAAGGAAAGATCTGCTTCCAACATACCTCGTTGTCAGTTCCATGTCCAAGTTGACCATACTGTGGAAGGCCTGCAGATCTAGAAACCAAAAGAACAGTTACACAAATCAGCAATTAACCTGAGTAAAATGAGAACGATTAGCCATGAAGTTGTTCAGCAGTACAACCAAGAAAAACATAACTCAAACATATCCACAAACCATACAATATAGAAGCTCCTTCAACAGAGGATAACCACACCGTGAAGTCAGCGCCACAAGCAGTAGTTTTGACATCAGAAACGAGACAGCGAACAGGAGATGACTCAATTTCTACAAATAAGTAGAGAAAAAGCGTAATCTAGGAGGTTGATATCTAAAATTGAACATATTAGATGACACACAGCAAACACTCTATATCCaattaacaattttaaataaaataagcaacTCATATTAACAAAATTCCCTTTTTCCTctcacttcaaaaaaaaaaatacaaagctagtcaagaaaagaaacaaatatttcaCACCTTTCAATGAGAATATCGAAAATGATTTGAACGTGTATGGAATTTGATGCAAACTTCCTCATCAAAGTATCTAATCTATGAAATTTCATTCAACACGATCTAGAAGAGGATGGATTTACCATTTCTTGCTGAGCCAGAGCCCAGCTGCCCATGTTTATTCCAGCCAAATGCAAGCGATAAACCATCTTCAGTAACCACTACTGTATGGCTCCTACCAGCTCCAGCCTTGATGAGTTTATACCTTCAGAGAAAAACCAGCAAGGGTTAGTTGAAATATTTATCAACATTTCTTTGAAGAGCAAAACAGTGATTTCTTCGAATCTCTCAGGATAAAAGCTCACAATAATCACTTAGTCCAAATTATCAGACCTGGTCCATTTTTATAAAagacaaaatacaaagaacaaaatgaaatattagaAAGATGGAAATCCAGGAGCCCAAGTGAATTTTCAAAGAAACAGGGTGGTCAAATATCACTTACCGAGTGGTGACTTAAAATTCTATAAACACTTCAATTCAAAATAGCAACAAGGCTCAAAACTGCCAACCAGGTTACTGGATCAGGGTAACAAATTCAGCCAAGTTTTGAATTAGTGCAAGGTAAACAACAAGCTTCTTTAAAGAACAAGACCTTCTTACAATAATCACCTATTCCCAAATCACTCAGCCTAATTCAGAAgtcacaaatttaaatttagaaaatgagTGGATCAGACCTAATTGTCTGGTAACATCTTCTTCCCCTGGTCAATGTCTTGATAACTTGCGATGGATTCAAAAAACTCTTTCAAAATAGCACTAACCATTCCCTCATGCTATAACTAACAGGTTCACACATATCTTCGAGCCTTTCTTCAAAACTGTGAGTTTTACATAAGCATGGCTAAAATTATTTTGCATCGACAAAATTTCTTAAGAGATTTCTTAAGAAATGACAAACAAGCATGACCAGTCAATACTCTCATAACAATTTCATACAGAACAAGGTCTAGAAGCACTTGTTGCTTGATGATGTCATGTTTTTGGACTCCACAATCACGCCCAGCACCAAAGACACGAGGACTCTGGCTAAACTTCATCAGAACTCAGAAATCTTTCCAATGTTGCTCCGTACAAAACCGATCTCTGCTTCTATAATGCCTAGTAACTCAGCAAAAGACCCTAAAACTCCTCGATATACTTCCACTCATGCTAATTGAACGCCTAATACACTGAGACCTAAAAGATTTACACAACCTTTACATTCAATGCACAGAAAAGCATGCCAGTTAGAAGTCCACCGAAAGATACAAAACAACTATCCTTTCTACATGTATATTAGAATAAACCAATCAAATATAATAGCATTGACTCCGGTAACTTACTTGGAAAGTTCAGAAACGACTGTTGGCCTATCGCGCTGAATCGTGTCTCCATGACCCAGTTGCCCCCTCTGTAAACACAGGCTAAGATTCATTAGTTTGTTGACATTAACACAGACTTGCTAAATTTACTAAACAGCTTCAGAAATGAGTTAGGCTCGTGCCTCATTGCGTCCCCATGTGTAGCAACGCCCTTCAACATCCAATGCTACACAGTGACACGACGCTACACCAAAAAGTAACACagtaatataatcaaataaacgGTGCTAATCTATATGTGCTATGcgtgttaaataaaaaattggggAAATGGTATGCACCGGAACCGGAGGCAACGAAGCGGATATTGACACCAACAAGAGGACGGAGCCGAGTAGGTGAGACTAAGTTGCCTTCCTGTGCGCCTTTCTTGCGGCCAATAATATCCCAACACGTGGCGCCACAGAACAATAGCTCCCCTCCTTTCTCCTCtgccttcttctcctcttctgcCTTCTTCTCCGCTTCGACAGTCGACATTTCCGGTGAGCTTGAAAAGGAGTTGGTACTAAAAGGAGCAGATCTAACGGTTAGTATTTGAAATGGAGAATGGCGAACGGATGTGAAATTGGCGGGAAAGAGGGGTAACGGCTACTTGGAGAGATCGGAGCGATTAGGGTATAGAGGCTTGCGAGTGAAAGAGAAGCAGAGTAGGGGAACCCTAATTTTCAAAATGGACGCATGAGAGATGAAAGATTTAAGGGATAAAAGGGGATTATTTGGTTCTCCCAAGAAGAGctactttttattaatataagaaGTTTAGTTAGTGTGGAGATGGAGTGTTGTTTTAGGTTGTGATTGGGAGCGTTGTCCAATTGTGTtcgtgaaaaaaattaaaaagaatatattataaattaatattttttaattattttaatacttaaaaataattttttaaatatatatatatatatatatatatatatatatatattaatatattttcaaaagcaaaataattaGTACTGTAATttcaaatatatctttaatgagtgattttatctttctttttctttttctttagtttttttttctattcccgctattttaaaattttattttatctcgaCCTTAAAAAACACTTATATTCTCTTCGTGTTGAGAACAGGACTGTTGAATCGGTTATCTGCTATGTTCTGTCTCTCTGGGGTTGgcatcaaattatttattaatgaattgttAGATTATATTATTAGTAAAATTACTTGAACTATAATTACTAATAAGAACAtaacttaaatcaaataatttaaaatatatattttttatttaaggaaatgcataaattctttaaaaaaaaacacggtaAGAAATAAGTAAAAACGAAACAGTAATAAgacattgtgttttttaataaataaagttactaaatgattttattaaaatccgTACAGGTCGATGTTTAAtatactttaaataaaataactgattagtatatataaaatatttgatattgttgaCTATGTAGCTAAATATTagttgattattatatataaaataaaatgattgaaattagataattttgaaatatttaagaattttttagttaaaaggaATAAGCAGTCTTCCATTTCAGAGTTTGCTTGCCCCCTGGCCAGAAGAAAGTATTtagttgtgattttaaaatcCATCCGCTTGACTTTTAAAATGGAAGATGATTTTTGTAAATACAGTTTGAATATATGTTAGCCTTCACTTCAAGAAGTattgaaaataatgtttttgagaTAAAGtacagtttattttatttaaaaaataaaataaaaatctaaatattttaaaactagcCAGCTTTAGTACCTAGTAAtaaactaatatttaattatatagttaataatctcgaatgtttttttttaattattaacgtgggtgttcgggttagTTTGCGTGTAACTTGACTAATCACacgagccctgaaattaacgactatataagttTCCAGTGGTCATCATGTTAGCAACCACAAAGCTGGAACCTAAGATTACAGGAGAAGCAAACATCTTGGTTCAAGACTCTTATTACCACATACTAGATAGTTAtcttgaatgttttttaaatttatcagtcctggttattttattctaaatgtATTATACCTTGACATATATGGatattgattaaattatttaatggttttatttacttcaaaaaaCTACATAATATTTgtattgttcttttatttttttacttgtttattttttataatgttctttttttaaaaaaatcacatctttTTCCTCGATAATTTAGAATTTCAGGATGAAAACATAAACATCgttaaaattatcaatcaagATAACTTGTCGTGACTAGATTAGAGATAATTGTGCAATGGGGCTTTGGACCCTGTTGTGCTGGTGTGTGACGAgaagcataaaataaaaaaattgaatccgTGTTGATTGTTGTTAAATCTAGCACTAAATCTATGAAGTTttttccaaagtttttttttttaattaatatgaatgttCGGATCAACTTGtatgtatctcgattaattccacaggttctaaaattaataatcaaacttttttctcttatttctgAAAGTGTTTTGATTCAAAAGTTATATCTATTAATGCTAATAAGTGTTAGGCGTGTTGtataaaagttatattttaaaatattttttatttaaaaataatttaatgaaatattttttattttttaaaattttatttttaacattaataaattaaaataaaaagtacaaaaaaattcatttgaatcagatagaagttgaaaaatatttttttattctattttttataattcaaaggCTATATAATTGTATATAAATATgtgtttagtattataatatatattttttaaaaaatattagtttaatatttaaaaaaaaaacatttaaaaaaacggTTATAATAAGCCAAGGTaccatttttcctttttcctttgcATTCCATTTATAAAGCTTACCAGATGGGCCTAAATACAGGACCCGATTTACGAGCCCATGAGCCCGTGAAATTAAACGCACAGGCTTCCAGTCACCAGACAAAACCTTGGATCCATCACACAgcaataacataatatttacgGCTCCATTTATTTCACTGTCGAGAAAAAACCCTAGTGAAGAACCTCTATAAAAGGGACACTAATGGCTTTCTGAAAAACCCAGCCCTAAACCGCCGTTCACCCTCACCAAAAACCCCCTCTATCTTCCCCTCCTCTAATTTTTGCATTGCTTTAAACAAttccttgaatttattttttttcaatctggaGAGGCAAATGACGAATCTTTTGAATTGTTGAATGCTCAGACACTTATTTGGGTTCTTATGATTTAGATTCTTGAATAGGAAGATCTGATGCTCTCTATCTTTCTGCTTTTATGTCTTCAAGTCTCAGctttcatgggttttttttaattactgtgCTGTCAGCCAATGATGACAATTCTGATTTTCACTGAAAGCAGGCCTATGGATCTGCCTAACTGTTGAAATTCATGAACTAGGACGGTCTGAGGCTTgaatagttttagttttttattttgttttcaagattttgttttcCATCTTCTTGTTCGAAGACTAAAAACTGGCTCTGGACTCTACTGTTTTGTGCATgatgagaaacataaaaaataacagttaTCCCTGTCTGATTCATCCATGCTGATTATTGTTGAATCTGACACTAAAACTGTAGAGTTCTTTACAagctttttcttataaattgttttaatctCATCAGTGGTCTGATTAACCGGggaaaaaagtaattttgtgTGTGCTTTGCTTGATTCTTTTACGTTAGCCAGCAGATTAGTTTTTGTCATCCTCTCTTTTTCGCAAAAATTCCCATGTAATCCTGAACTTAGATTTACAGTAACTCTTTAAAGCCATTTTGAACAGAAATGTTTCGATTTTTGCCTTGCCACAAGCATTCCTGGAAAATTTCAACGAATCAACTATAGTTAACCGTGGCCCTGCGATCAAAGGATTAGATATGAAATTTGACAAGTGAAAGTACTCCTTGATGACGCTGAATTCTAGATGTGAGAATACCAAGAAAGCTAATAGCgtataattgaaatatttttcatagaCATTCAACAATAGCGAGAACTAGATATAAATGGTGTTCTATGCTgcggtaaaaaaataatatttatgtgatTTCAACGTTTTAAAATCTAAGATTTCTGTAATGACTGCATCTGGTAACTGGTATTGATTATATCCCTGAATCGATTATCTGCGTacttttatgtaattaatttaattaaaaaatattattttaaaaacaaatcaagatatttaattaaaaacaaaatacattttaaaatacttaaa is part of the Populus trichocarpa isolate Nisqually-1 chromosome 2, P.trichocarpa_v4.1, whole genome shotgun sequence genome and encodes:
- the LOC7490668 gene encoding uncharacterized protein LOC7490668 isoform X1, with amino-acid sequence MSTVEAEKKAEEEKKAEEKGGELLFCGATCWDIIGRKKGAQEGNLVSPTRLRPLVGVNIRFVASGSASCHCVALDVEGRCYTWGRNERGQLGHGDTIQRDRPTVVSELSKYKLIKAGAGRSHTVVVTEDGLSLAFGWNKHGQLGSGSARNEIESSPVRCLVSDVKTTACGADFTVWLSSVEGASILSAGLPQYGQLGHGTDNEYNTKDSSVRLAYEAQPRPRALTALARETIVKVACGTNHTVAVDSNGYVYTWGFGGYGRLGHREQKDEWVPRRVDVFSKHNVLPPDAVISAGSVNSACTAGGGQLYMWGKIKNTGDDWMYPKPLMDLSGWNLRCMDSGNMHHFVGADNSCISWGHAQNGELGYGPSGQKSSAVPKKVDILEGMHVIGVACGMGHSMVIVDRMNVGDQLDQLDVYDGKASGEGSGEPERKNPVKQSAKKGAAKASDNSRKRKSKDSSESEDEENGDDESDASEDQVNGQTEKKSKRGGKVSGRGQSKGGKKSTSDGKSTGRGRGRPLSGNKSTVSSQEKAGKRGRPRKS
- the LOC7490668 gene encoding uncharacterized protein LOC7490668 isoform X2 is translated as MSTVEAEKKAEEEKKAEEKGGELLFCGATCWDIIGRKKGAQEGNLVSPTRLRPLVGVNIRFVASGSASCHCVALDVEGRCYTWGRNERGQLGHGDTIQRDRPTVVSELSKYKLIKAGAGRSHTVVVTEDGLSLAFGWNKHGQLGSGSARNEIESSPVRCLVSDVKTTACGADFTVWLSSVEGASILSAGLPQYGQLGHGTDNEYNTKDSSVRLAYEAQPRPRALTALARETIVKVACGTNHTVAVDSNGYVYTWGFGGYGRLGHREQKDEWVPRRVDVFSKHNVLPPDAVISAGSVNSACTAGGGQLYMWGKIKNTGDDWMYPKPLMDLSGWNLRCMDSGNMHHFVGADNSCISWGHAQNGELGYGPSGQKSSAVPKKVDILEGMHVIGVACGMGHSMVIVDRMNVGDQLDQLDVYDGKASGEGSGEPERKNLVKQSAKKGAAKASDNSRKRKSKDSSESEDEENGDDESDA
- the LOC7490668 gene encoding uncharacterized protein LOC7490668 isoform X3: MSTVEAEKKAEEEKKAEEKGGELLFCGATCWDIIGRKKGAQEGNLVSPTRLRPLVGVNIRFVASGSASCHCVALDVEGRCYTWGRNERGQLGHGDTIQRDRPTVVSELSKYKLIKAGAGRSHTVVVTEDGLSLAFGWNKHGQLGSGSARNEIESSPVRCLVSDVKTTACGADFTVWLSSVEGASILSAGLPQYGQLGHGTDNEYNTKDSSVRLAYEAQPRPRALTALARETIVKVACGTNHTVAVDSNGYVYTWGFGGYGRLGHREQKDEWVPRRVDVFSKHNVLPPDAVISAGSVNSACTAGGGQLYMWGKIKNTGDDWMYPKPLMDLSGWNLRCMDSGNMHHFVGADNSCISWGHAQNGELGYGPSGQKSSAVPKKVDILEGMHVIGVACGMGHSMVIVDRMNVGDQLDQLDVYDGKASGEGMLNVKCTFIDSFSHW